A region of Halorussus limi DNA encodes the following proteins:
- a CDS encoding VOC family protein — MNYDHGNPEFKGHLHHIELCTSDLEASVDFWAWLLDELGYELKNEWDDGRSWIKGPTYVVLKQATNSDHPFDRQASGLNHLAFHAGSREQVDELTEGIREREDSAVLYDDQHPYAGGYYALYCEDPEGIKVEVVGPE; from the coding sequence ATGAACTATGATCACGGCAATCCTGAATTTAAGGGCCACCTCCACCATATCGAACTCTGTACTTCTGACCTTGAGGCATCAGTCGACTTTTGGGCATGGTTACTGGATGAACTTGGCTACGAACTGAAGAACGAATGGGATGATGGTCGCTCTTGGATTAAGGGCCCCACGTATGTCGTGCTCAAACAAGCAACAAACTCCGACCATCCCTTTGACCGTCAGGCATCGGGGTTGAATCACCTCGCGTTCCATGCAGGGTCCCGTGAACAGGTCGATGAATTGACTGAGGGTATCCGTGAACGAGAGGATTCTGCCGTTCTTTACGACGACCAACATCCATACGCTGGCGGCTATTACGCACTGTACTGCGAAGACCCTGAGGGAATCAAGGTTGAAGTCGTTGGCCCTGAGTAG
- a CDS encoding thioredoxin family protein: MTEILLFSTPSCGQCPQQAEILQSLAADRPDVQFEKIDATEATAKANEYGVRSVPSTIVLDDDGTVISKFDGLTQATAIEDVL; encoded by the coding sequence ATGACAGAGATACTCCTATTTTCGACGCCTTCTTGCGGCCAGTGTCCGCAGCAAGCAGAAATCCTTCAGTCGCTGGCAGCAGACCGACCGGATGTACAGTTCGAAAAGATCGATGCGACGGAGGCGACGGCCAAAGCCAACGAGTACGGTGTGCGGTCCGTTCCGTCAACAATTGTTCTCGACGATGATGGAACGGTCATCTCGAAGTTCGATGGTCTGACCCAAGCCACCGCGATTGAGGACGTTCTATAG
- a CDS encoding RPA12/RPB9/RPC11 RNA polymerase family protein, producing MQFCDDCGSLMHTEGDTWVCRSCENEESRDSQAEAEMTTEDGQRDDGAPDVADATQGSTETMQESCPADDCDSDQAYYEMMPKPGGSYEVRLFTCVECGHKWRES from the coding sequence ATGCAATTCTGTGACGACTGTGGTTCGTTGATGCACACGGAGGGCGACACGTGGGTATGTCGCTCCTGTGAGAACGAGGAGTCGCGGGACTCGCAAGCAGAAGCGGAGATGACGACTGAGGATGGACAGCGGGATGACGGGGCACCCGACGTGGCCGACGCGACCCAGGGCTCAACCGAGACGATGCAGGAGTCCTGTCCGGCGGACGACTGCGATAGCGACCAGGCTTACTACGAGATGATGCCGAAGCCGGGCGGCTCCTACGAGGTTCGGCTGTTTACCTGCGTCGAATGCGGCCACAAGTGGCGCGAGTCCTGA
- a CDS encoding FAD-dependent oxidoreductase, with product MSGKYDLVIVGGGISGAALLYTTAKFTDINSVALVEKESEIAAINSDCTNNSQTLHFGDIETNYTLEKAEKVKEGAEMLAGYLENHDPDRETHAKRSKMVLAVGDEEVAELEHRYHEEGFGDLFPKLRAIERDEIADLEPKVVEGRDPSKDLLALQTPDGYVVDYGATAESFVEQATDEPNVDVYTSTEVTDVTETVDGYTLDTTQGKFDCGVAVIAAGSHSLQIAKELDYGEDKVLLPIAGSFFLANDFLNGKVYTLQMKKLPFAAVHGDADVHDPSITRFGPTAKLVPTLERGRISTVEDFLDVFGLNADAFLSYANILADRILLPYVLRNLVYDLPEVGPKQFLPHVQKVVPSAELDDIERAEGYGGVRPQIVDTAEKSLDMGEAKIVGDDIIFNITPSPGASTSLKNALRDTQTLMEFFDGEYKFDEEAFRTDTIDHFPRSTSDDPVLHAND from the coding sequence ATGTCTGGGAAATACGACCTCGTGATTGTCGGCGGTGGCATCAGCGGCGCAGCACTCCTGTACACGACCGCGAAATTCACCGATATAAACTCGGTTGCACTGGTCGAAAAGGAGTCGGAGATCGCCGCGATCAATTCAGACTGTACGAATAACTCGCAGACCCTCCACTTCGGGGACATCGAGACCAATTACACCCTCGAGAAGGCCGAGAAGGTGAAGGAAGGCGCGGAGATGCTCGCGGGCTATCTCGAGAACCACGACCCCGACCGGGAAACCCACGCCAAGCGGAGCAAGATGGTGCTCGCGGTCGGCGACGAGGAGGTCGCGGAACTGGAACACCGTTACCACGAGGAGGGATTCGGCGACCTGTTTCCGAAACTCCGAGCCATCGAACGAGACGAAATCGCCGACCTCGAACCGAAAGTCGTCGAGGGGCGCGACCCATCCAAGGATCTCTTGGCACTCCAGACACCCGACGGGTACGTCGTCGATTACGGCGCAACTGCGGAGTCGTTCGTCGAGCAGGCGACCGACGAGCCGAACGTCGACGTCTACACGTCCACTGAGGTCACCGACGTCACCGAGACCGTCGACGGCTACACGCTCGACACGACCCAGGGGAAGTTCGACTGTGGCGTCGCCGTCATCGCTGCCGGGTCTCACAGCCTCCAGATAGCGAAGGAACTCGACTACGGTGAGGACAAGGTTCTGCTCCCCATCGCGGGGAGTTTCTTCCTCGCGAACGACTTCCTGAACGGGAAGGTGTACACCCTCCAGATGAAGAAGCTCCCGTTCGCCGCGGTCCACGGAGACGCCGACGTCCACGACCCCTCAATCACGCGGTTCGGTCCGACCGCGAAGCTCGTGCCAACCCTCGAACGCGGGCGTATCTCGACCGTTGAGGACTTCCTCGACGTGTTCGGACTGAACGCCGACGCGTTCCTCAGCTACGCCAACATTCTCGCCGATCGCATTCTGCTTCCGTACGTCCTCAGGAACCTCGTCTACGACCTGCCCGAGGTCGGGCCGAAGCAGTTCCTCCCGCACGTCCAGAAGGTCGTCCCGAGTGCGGAACTCGACGACATCGAGCGCGCGGAAGGGTACGGTGGCGTCCGGCCCCAGATCGTGGACACAGCGGAGAAGTCCCTCGATATGGGTGAAGCCAAAATCGTTGGCGACGACATCATCTTCAACATCACGCCATCGCCGGGTGCCTCGACGAGTCTGAAGAACGCCCTGCGGGATACGCAAACGCTCATGGAGTTCTTCGACGGAGAATACAAGTTCGACGAGGAGGCGTTCCGGACAGACACTATCGATCACTTCCCGCGGTCGACTTCGGACGATCCCGTTCTCCACGCGAACGATTGA
- a CDS encoding DUF7557 family protein, which yields MNEEPIPPVSVDYERLNICDLHTDPFTTARKEIPVQSIFPEERRRPLAVLGFHGLRIYPDRCLYCECGDWITSPCGNHLRVGCRCPGVSRPARNPGCPISHPCRHCSRTRGTRHYHTSGIRLVVSEETYKRLDSLRVDDENDDEITNELINIYETQSLHCLKWATKHSPERIKSEIY from the coding sequence TTGAACGAAGAACCAATTCCGCCAGTCAGCGTCGACTACGAACGTCTCAACATCTGTGACTTGCATACAGACCCTTTTACAACGGCCCGAAAAGAGATTCCGGTTCAGTCAATCTTTCCCGAGGAGCGTAGACGACCCTTAGCAGTACTTGGATTTCACGGCTTGCGAATTTATCCAGACAGGTGTCTCTATTGTGAGTGCGGGGACTGGATTACTTCCCCTTGTGGTAACCATCTTAGGGTTGGGTGTCGCTGCCCAGGTGTTAGCCGACCGGCTCGAAATCCCGGGTGTCCTATTTCTCATCCTTGCCGGCATTGCAGTAGGACCAGAGGAACTCGGCATTATCACACCAGCGGCATTCGGCTCGTCGTCTCTGAAGAGACGTATAAGCGACTGGACTCGCTTCGGGTTGACGACGAAAACGACGACGAAATCACCAATGAACTTATTAATATCTACGAGACACAGAGCTTACACTGTTTAAAGTGGGCGACGAAACATAGCCCTGAACGGATTAAATCGGAGATCTACTGA
- a CDS encoding mandelate racemase/muconate lactonizing enzyme family protein, whose protein sequence is MQVTDVETFVVDADWRNWFFVQVETDEGITGVGEALSGEGLTAALEATAEAHKHYVIGEDPLNRKKINRQLRRYPFAWRAGKLINAVSAAFDIALWDIAGKYYDEPVWKLLGGKVRDEIPVYANGWHIGERTPENYAHHAKKAVEEQGYPALKCDPFAHYEYSLSDDQIEEVAELLEAVRDAVGWDVGIALDCHGRFTRRGAIEVADALEEYDIMFLEEPVELEDRDVMADVTQHVDMPVATGERLYNNETLEDVVRKQACDIVQPDVTNYGSLQEVQHAAAIAKSRYMTVAPHNPNAGVSTAASVHLCAGMENLEVLEHMSRDVAWGDEIIQHDFEVEDGTIAVPDKPGLGVEFNADAAREYPGEPKDSHSLFDEEGALKRP, encoded by the coding sequence ATGCAAGTCACAGATGTTGAGACGTTCGTAGTCGACGCTGACTGGCGGAATTGGTTCTTCGTTCAAGTGGAAACAGATGAAGGGATTACCGGTGTCGGAGAGGCACTGAGTGGAGAAGGACTCACAGCCGCGTTAGAAGCGACCGCTGAAGCACACAAACACTATGTCATCGGAGAGGACCCGCTCAACCGAAAGAAGATTAACCGCCAACTTCGCCGGTATCCCTTCGCCTGGCGGGCGGGCAAACTCATCAACGCCGTCTCCGCAGCGTTCGACATCGCGCTCTGGGACATCGCCGGGAAGTACTACGATGAGCCCGTCTGGAAACTCCTCGGCGGGAAAGTCCGAGACGAAATCCCGGTATACGCCAACGGCTGGCACATCGGCGAACGCACTCCCGAGAACTACGCCCATCATGCGAAGAAGGCAGTCGAAGAACAGGGCTACCCGGCACTGAAGTGCGACCCGTTCGCCCACTACGAGTACTCGCTATCCGACGACCAGATTGAAGAGGTCGCAGAACTCCTCGAAGCGGTTCGCGACGCTGTCGGTTGGGACGTCGGTATCGCGCTCGACTGCCACGGTCGATTCACGCGGCGAGGTGCAATCGAGGTCGCAGATGCCCTTGAAGAGTACGATATCATGTTCCTCGAAGAACCCGTCGAGCTAGAGGACCGGGACGTGATGGCGGATGTCACCCAGCACGTCGACATGCCAGTGGCGACGGGCGAACGCCTGTACAACAATGAGACGCTGGAAGATGTCGTCCGCAAGCAGGCGTGCGATATCGTCCAACCAGATGTGACCAACTACGGTAGTCTTCAGGAGGTCCAGCATGCAGCCGCAATCGCTAAATCACGGTACATGACGGTGGCTCCGCATAACCCGAACGCAGGGGTCAGTACGGCAGCCTCCGTGCATCTCTGCGCAGGAATGGAAAACCTCGAAGTTCTTGAACACATGAGCCGTGATGTTGCGTGGGGTGACGAGATCATCCAACACGACTTCGAAGTTGAAGACGGGACGATAGCGGTTCCCGACAAACCGGGGCTTGGCGTCGAGTTCAATGCTGACGCCGCACGTGAGTATCCCGGCGAACCGAAGGATAGTCACAGTCTCTTCGACGAGGAGGGTGCGCTAAAGCGGCCGTAA
- a CDS encoding ribonuclease J, with amino-acid sequence MEIEIVTIGGYEEVGRQMTAVRAGDDIVVFDMGLNLSNVLIHDNVQTEQMHSLDLIDMDAIPDDRIMSDLEGDVQAIVPTHGHLDHIGAISKLAHRYNAPIVASPFTLELVREEIRDEGKFNVENDLIKMEAGETMGIGDHCELEFVNVTHSIIDAINPVLHTPEGAIVYGLDKRMDHTPVIGDPIDMKRFRELGREENGVLCYIEDCTNANKKGRTPSEAVARSQLRDVMMSLEDFDGGIVATTFSSHIARVTSLVEFAKEIGREPILLGRSMEKYSGTAERLGATTFPDDLGMFGHRKSVDRAFKRIMNEGKENFLPVVTGHQGEPRAMLTRMGRGETPYDLTDGDKVIFSAGIIPEPTNEGQRYQSERLLKMQGARIYDDVHVSGHISQEGHYEMLDTLQPQHVIPAHQNMSGFSGYVDLAESQGYKLGRDLHVTSNGNTIQLV; translated from the coding sequence ATGGAAATTGAAATCGTAACTATCGGCGGCTACGAGGAAGTCGGCCGCCAGATGACGGCAGTCCGTGCCGGAGACGACATCGTCGTCTTCGACATGGGTCTCAACCTCTCGAACGTACTGATTCACGACAACGTCCAGACCGAGCAGATGCACTCGCTCGATCTTATCGACATGGATGCGATTCCGGACGACCGCATCATGAGTGATCTCGAAGGCGACGTGCAAGCTATCGTCCCTACACACGGTCACCTCGACCACATCGGTGCAATCAGCAAACTCGCCCATCGCTATAACGCACCGATTGTAGCGTCTCCATTCACGCTCGAACTCGTCAGAGAGGAAATCCGAGACGAGGGGAAGTTCAACGTCGAAAACGACCTGATAAAGATGGAAGCCGGCGAGACTATGGGCATCGGCGATCACTGCGAGCTTGAGTTCGTCAACGTCACCCACTCCATCATCGACGCCATCAATCCAGTTCTGCACACGCCCGAGGGTGCAATCGTCTACGGTCTCGACAAGCGGATGGACCACACGCCAGTGATTGGTGACCCCATCGACATGAAACGGTTTCGGGAACTCGGTCGCGAGGAAAACGGAGTACTCTGTTACATCGAAGACTGTACGAACGCGAACAAGAAGGGGCGCACACCGAGCGAAGCCGTTGCCCGAAGTCAGCTCCGAGACGTGATGATGAGCCTCGAGGACTTCGACGGCGGCATCGTTGCGACGACGTTCTCCAGTCACATCGCCCGGGTCACAAGTCTCGTCGAATTCGCAAAGGAAATCGGGCGCGAACCGATACTGCTCGGCCGGTCGATGGAGAAGTACTCCGGGACAGCTGAACGTCTCGGTGCTACGACCTTCCCCGACGACCTCGGGATGTTCGGCCATCGCAAGTCCGTGGATCGTGCGTTCAAGCGAATTATGAACGAGGGCAAGGAGAACTTCCTGCCGGTCGTCACGGGCCATCAAGGCGAACCACGAGCGATGCTCACTCGAATGGGGCGCGGTGAAACACCGTACGATCTTACAGATGGTGACAAGGTCATCTTCTCTGCAGGGATTATCCCGGAACCGACGAACGAAGGACAGCGATACCAATCCGAGCGCCTGCTGAAGATGCAGGGCGCACGCATCTACGACGACGTCCACGTCTCCGGCCATATCTCCCAAGAGGGTCATTACGAAATGCTCGATACGCTTCAACCCCAACACGTGATTCCTGCGCATCAGAATATGAGTGGCTTTTCCGGCTATGTCGATCTTGCAGAGAGTCAAGGCTACAAGCTTGGCCGTGATTTGCACGTGACTTCGAACGGGAACACCATTCAGTTGGTTTGA
- the hisI gene encoding phosphoribosyl-AMP cyclohydrolase produces MTDDSVAVELDFGDDELIPAIAQDVETNEILMLAYVSPDALEETQNTGLAHYYSRSRDELWQKGGSSGHRQHVEEIHVDCDGDALLYRVEQEGGACHTGYESCFYRTLDGETVGEKIFDPNEVYE; encoded by the coding sequence ATGACGGACGACTCCGTAGCCGTCGAATTGGACTTCGGTGACGATGAATTGATTCCCGCAATTGCCCAAGACGTCGAGACGAACGAGATTCTGATGCTCGCGTACGTCTCACCGGATGCACTCGAAGAAACCCAGAATACAGGTCTCGCACACTACTATTCGCGTAGTCGCGATGAATTGTGGCAGAAAGGGGGCTCTAGTGGCCACAGACAGCATGTCGAGGAGATTCATGTTGACTGTGATGGAGACGCACTGCTCTACCGTGTCGAACAAGAAGGGGGAGCGTGTCACACTGGATACGAATCGTGTTTCTATCGAACGCTCGATGGCGAGACAGTCGGTGAAAAAATCTTCGACCCCAACGAAGTCTACGAGTAG